A genome region from Pseudanabaena sp. Chao 1811 includes the following:
- a CDS encoding outer membrane protein assembly factor BamB family protein — translation MNLILTKSKLTDLRKLINFGKYFLISLLLLLGLHLAAHANNPEVIIQPEWTADLKASTQLITNGEQVFVIEDVKDSVEPKDRSATLFAINTASGKVQWQQKLPFRQDLGSRQLILENETIYVSHDDGVTGFNLKTGSLKTSFNYANINSSGSRDRLMGLHQDILVYGDSIPLDKSDLSRTEYQTKVFGITKDKTIWSYQLPKNGLIGGISSIEPVVQNGILFLPSRHKTNTGLMEQFTGMDVTSGKVMWTWEAPRKSDSSDLRSADVLGDTLFYYTSGFDHSKMQSSGRLRAIDLKTGKEKWSYVMTDETNGQTKAVSDREVLVWESKNNVGGNFLVLDKETGKFLRRFSAPLGYYAAFQPLIWADGRIYIEALEPKDETLDFSDSARNSWLGAFDDKTGKLVWRTPSLINSSNDYPPVISAVADKSEKKRLIFASNFFGIEGGSKIQSFLIP, via the coding sequence ATGAACTTAATACTCACAAAATCCAAACTAACTGATTTGCGAAAGTTAATCAACTTTGGGAAATACTTTCTAATTTCCTTATTACTGCTGCTAGGCTTGCATCTTGCCGCCCATGCAAATAATCCTGAAGTAATCATTCAGCCTGAATGGACGGCTGATTTAAAAGCGAGCACCCAACTGATTACGAATGGTGAGCAGGTATTTGTGATTGAGGATGTGAAGGATAGTGTAGAGCCAAAAGATCGTTCAGCAACTTTATTTGCAATTAATACTGCGTCAGGAAAAGTGCAATGGCAGCAGAAATTGCCATTTCGTCAGGATCTTGGTAGTCGCCAGTTAATTTTAGAGAATGAAACTATTTATGTCAGTCATGACGATGGCGTTACGGGATTTAATCTTAAAACTGGTTCTCTTAAAACGTCTTTTAATTATGCAAATATCAATAGTAGTGGTAGTCGCGATCGCTTGATGGGGCTACATCAGGATATCTTAGTATATGGTGATTCTATACCACTCGATAAAAGTGACCTTAGTCGCACAGAATATCAAACAAAAGTATTTGGCATCACTAAAGATAAAACTATTTGGTCATATCAACTTCCTAAAAATGGATTGATTGGTGGTATTTCATCAATCGAGCCAGTGGTACAGAATGGAATTCTTTTTTTACCTTCTCGTCACAAAACAAACACAGGCTTGATGGAACAATTTACAGGGATGGATGTTACATCAGGTAAAGTGATGTGGACTTGGGAAGCTCCGAGAAAATCTGATAGCTCAGACTTACGATCAGCCGATGTTTTAGGAGATACACTTTTCTACTATACCTCGGGTTTCGATCATAGCAAGATGCAATCTTCAGGAAGACTCCGTGCAATCGATCTCAAAACTGGCAAAGAAAAATGGTCGTATGTCATGACTGACGAAACTAATGGTCAAACTAAAGCTGTTAGCGATCGCGAAGTTTTGGTCTGGGAGTCAAAAAATAACGTTGGTGGTAATTTTTTGGTGTTAGACAAAGAAACTGGCAAATTCTTACGCAGATTTTCAGCACCACTTGGCTATTATGCGGCGTTTCAACCTTTAATTTGGGCAGATGGTCGGATTTATATAGAGGCGCTAGAACCCAAAGATGAGACGCTAGACTTTTCTGATTCTGCTAGAAATAGCTGGTTAGGAGCCTTTGACGATAAAACTGGCAAATTAGTATGGCGAACTCCCTCTTTGATAAATAGCAGTAATGACTATCCACCTGTTATTAGTGCTGTAGCCGATAAATCTGAAAAGAAACGTTTGATTTTTGCTAGCAATTTCTTTGGTATAGAAGGCGGTAGTAAAATTCAATCTTTTCTTATTCCCTAA
- a CDS encoding creatininase family protein codes for MLLHLSTWQEVEAYLQRSQAVIIPIGSTEQHGPTGLIGTDFICAEAIARAVGEKADALVTSTLTLGMAEHHTGFAGTISLKPSTLTLVIHDVVRSLAKHGFKRFFFLNGHGGNIAILKTAFTEIYNELPDVRCRLGNWWASGEIYKLVKELYGNQEGYHATPSEIAVTMYLYPDAIKTAPLSASVNKDSRIYSPEEFRKRYPDGRMGSNPALATVEHGQQLFELSVKELVSQYNDFLAEV; via the coding sequence ATGCTCCTACATTTATCCACATGGCAAGAAGTTGAAGCCTACTTGCAGCGATCGCAGGCGGTAATTATTCCCATCGGTTCCACGGAGCAGCATGGTCCCACGGGATTAATTGGCACGGATTTTATTTGTGCCGAAGCGATCGCCCGTGCCGTTGGTGAAAAAGCCGATGCTCTGGTGACTTCGACCCTGACTTTAGGCATGGCGGAGCATCACACAGGTTTTGCAGGGACGATTAGCCTTAAGCCTTCGACGCTGACCTTAGTCATTCATGATGTGGTGCGATCGCTTGCCAAGCATGGATTCAAACGCTTCTTCTTTCTCAATGGGCATGGTGGCAATATCGCCATTCTTAAAACTGCTTTCACTGAGATTTATAACGAACTGCCTGATGTGCGCTGTCGCCTTGGCAACTGGTGGGCAAGTGGTGAAATTTATAAACTCGTCAAAGAGCTTTATGGCAATCAGGAAGGCTACCACGCTACACCTAGTGAAATTGCAGTGACAATGTATCTCTATCCCGACGCGATTAAAACAGCCCCACTGAGTGCATCAGTCAATAAAGATAGTCGCATCTATAGCCCCGAAGAATTTCGCAAACGTTATCCCGATGGACGGATGGGTTCAAATCCTGCCCTCGCTACTGTGGAACATGGGCAACAACTTTTTGAACTTTCCGTCAAGGAACTAGTCAGTCAGTACAACGATTTTCTTGCTGAAGTTTAA
- a CDS encoding fatty acid desaturase family protein — MFSSDLKPTQILSPQELSVLNAKSNLKGTLQLLGHLAVMAISGYLWGANMGNLSDRWYIALPALILYGFSFAIMFAPLHEASHRTVFTNNQANDVLCWFAGLLSFYNSTFYRLYHKWHHRYTQILDKDPELSDRKPTNLKEYIIEISGITWWIGKFKRHFLTAIGNLENCPFIPESSHAEVIRSNRLQLLVYAVAIAISVYFQQPWFITYWLLPLAVGQPILRFLLLAEHTDRPNTDNMLANTRTTLTLAPLRFIIWNISYHAEHHLYASIPFHQLGAAHAKLSSHFECVENGYINVHRQIIANFDAKPENSVA, encoded by the coding sequence ATGTTTTCAAGCGATCTTAAACCCACACAAATTCTCTCTCCTCAAGAATTAAGCGTTTTAAATGCCAAGTCAAATTTAAAAGGAACCTTGCAATTATTAGGACATTTAGCGGTGATGGCGATTAGCGGCTATCTCTGGGGTGCAAATATGGGAAATCTTAGCGATCGCTGGTACATTGCTTTACCTGCGTTAATTCTTTACGGATTTAGCTTTGCGATTATGTTTGCGCCATTGCATGAGGCTTCCCACCGTACCGTGTTTACAAATAATCAAGCCAATGATGTTCTTTGTTGGTTTGCAGGACTTCTCTCTTTTTATAACAGTACCTTCTATCGGCTCTATCACAAGTGGCATCATCGCTATACCCAAATCTTGGATAAAGATCCTGAATTAAGTGATCGCAAACCGACCAATCTCAAAGAATACATCATCGAAATTAGCGGGATTACTTGGTGGATTGGTAAGTTTAAGAGACATTTCCTAACAGCGATCGGAAACTTAGAGAACTGTCCATTTATCCCTGAAAGCTCCCACGCCGAAGTGATTCGCTCTAACCGTTTACAGCTATTGGTTTATGCGGTGGCGATCGCTATTTCTGTATATTTCCAACAGCCTTGGTTTATCACCTATTGGCTGCTACCCCTCGCAGTCGGTCAGCCAATTTTGCGATTTTTGCTACTAGCGGAGCATACCGATCGCCCCAATACCGACAATATGCTTGCTAATACCCGCACCACCCTTACCCTTGCACCCTTACGCTTCATAATTTGGAATATCTCCTACCATGCCGAGCATCATCTCTATGCTTCCATTCCCTTCCATCAATTAGGCGCAGCCCATGCAAAACTAAGTTCTCATTTTGAATGTGTCGAAAATGGCTACATCAACGTCCATCGCCAAATCATCGCTAATTTTGACGCGAAGCCTGAGAATTCAGTAGCATGA
- a CDS encoding alpha/beta fold hydrolase: MNTFTIKNFQLQCGATLPQAQLVYQTYGELNGDLSNVILYPTSYGAQHPDIEWLVKPDGILDPTKWFVIIINMFGNGLSSSPSNCAECGLAEQGFWFTHLDNVTAQELLLREVFGIERLALVYGWSMGAQQAYHWGALCSDRVERIAAICGTAKTTDHNRIFLESLRYSLTGDPTWNGTSFDGIPDRGFRTFARIYASWAASQAFYREGLYYQFGYESLEDYLLRGWEAGYRKRDPRNLMAMLDTWLRCDVSNNPVYQNDYELAMRSIQAKTLVMPSTTDLYFTPEDCDREAALISHSSYLPIPSIWGHRAGNPYQNPEDEKFIRQAVGELLSR, from the coding sequence ATGAATACTTTTACGATTAAGAACTTTCAGCTTCAGTGTGGTGCAACTTTGCCACAAGCGCAACTGGTTTACCAGACCTACGGCGAACTAAATGGCGATCTCTCGAATGTGATTCTCTATCCCACCTCCTACGGAGCGCAACATCCTGATATTGAATGGTTAGTGAAACCTGATGGCATTCTCGATCCGACAAAATGGTTCGTAATTATCATCAATATGTTTGGGAATGGGCTATCGAGTTCGCCGAGCAATTGTGCAGAATGTGGATTAGCTGAACAGGGTTTCTGGTTTACACATCTAGATAATGTCACGGCTCAAGAGCTATTACTACGTGAAGTCTTTGGGATTGAACGCTTAGCCCTAGTTTACGGCTGGTCGATGGGCGCTCAGCAAGCCTATCATTGGGGTGCATTGTGTAGCGATCGCGTGGAACGTATCGCCGCAATTTGCGGCACTGCGAAAACCACCGATCACAATCGCATTTTCTTAGAGAGTTTGCGCTACTCTCTCACTGGTGATCCAACTTGGAATGGAACTAGTTTTGATGGTATTCCCGATCGCGGATTTCGCACCTTTGCCAGAATTTACGCTAGTTGGGCAGCATCCCAAGCCTTTTATCGTGAAGGTTTGTATTATCAATTCGGTTATGAATCTCTCGAAGATTATCTCTTGCGTGGTTGGGAAGCGGGCTATCGTAAGCGCGATCCGCGAAATTTGATGGCGATGCTTGATACTTGGCTCAGGTGCGATGTCAGCAATAATCCTGTTTATCAAAATGATTATGAACTTGCCATGCGATCGATTCAAGCGAAAACTCTAGTCATGCCCAGCACTACGGATTTGTATTTTACCCCCGAAGATTGCGATCGCGAGGCGGCTCTAATCAGCCATAGTTCATACCTTCCCATCCCTTCAATTTGGGGACATCGTGCTGGCAATCCCTATCAAAATCCTGAAGATGAAAAGTTTATTCGTCAAGCAGTTGGGGAATTGCTAAGTCGCTAA
- a CDS encoding Uma2 family endonuclease, with translation MTNLLRISQIETLARQSTVLNEIGWQQFESILQELGNKRRSRIAYLNGVLEIALPLPESERIKVLIRDFVQVLMDEMEIDFEGFGSTTFKRVDKLAGLEPDDCFYIQNNVAMRGIRKLDMTIDPPPDLAIEVDVTSKTKFDVYRILGVPELWLYDQSLKIYILRDGEYVESELSPIFGDIPIRDVILQFLEMSLSQGRSKAMKAFRLWMQENLSK, from the coding sequence ATGACCAACCTATTACGAATCTCACAGATTGAAACCTTAGCGCGACAAAGCACAGTCCTCAATGAAATCGGTTGGCAACAATTTGAATCTATTCTCCAAGAACTCGGTAACAAGCGCAGATCCAGAATTGCTTATTTAAACGGTGTATTAGAAATTGCTTTGCCACTACCTGAAAGCGAAAGAATTAAAGTTTTGATTAGAGATTTTGTACAAGTCCTGATGGACGAAATGGAAATCGATTTTGAAGGGTTTGGCTCCACGACCTTCAAGCGTGTTGACAAACTTGCAGGACTAGAACCAGATGACTGTTTCTACATTCAAAACAATGTTGCTATGCGTGGTATTCGCAAACTAGACATGACCATCGATCCGCCACCCGATCTAGCGATCGAGGTGGATGTAACTTCCAAAACTAAGTTTGATGTTTACCGCATCCTTGGCGTACCTGAACTCTGGCTATACGATCAGAGCTTGAAAATTTATATTTTGCGAGATGGTGAATATGTCGAATCGGAATTAAGCCCTATTTTTGGAGATATTCCGATCCGCGATGTCATACTACAGTTTTTAGAGATGAGTCTTAGCCAAGGACGCAGTAAAGCGATGAAGGCTTTTCGGTTATGGATGCAAGAGAACTTATCCAAATAG
- a CDS encoding DUF3782 domain-containing protein, which yields MSQRPVTINDIFELFRESERQRKEQQQALQESLQEYRQTSAQEMAELKKIVAQTNKQVGGITSRWGEFVENLVRPAAVRMFREKGIEVHFTALRVEAQDENGSIEIDVLAENTNEVVAIEVKSHLEVRDVKRFLITLDRFKQALPKYQSYKLYGAIAGIKVDERADEYATQEGLFLIKPSGDTVAIVNDQSFVAKTW from the coding sequence ATGTCTCAACGCCCTGTAACTATAAATGATATTTTCGAGTTATTTCGTGAAAGTGAGCGCCAACGTAAAGAACAGCAACAAGCTTTACAAGAATCTTTACAAGAATACAGACAAACTTCTGCTCAAGAAATGGCTGAACTCAAAAAAATTGTCGCGCAGACAAATAAGCAAGTCGGTGGGATTACGAGTCGCTGGGGTGAGTTTGTCGAAAATTTAGTTAGACCTGCGGCAGTGCGGATGTTTCGCGAGAAGGGGATTGAAGTGCATTTTACAGCCTTGCGAGTGGAAGCTCAGGATGAAAATGGTTCTATCGAAATTGATGTTCTCGCCGAAAATACGAATGAAGTGGTAGCGATTGAGGTCAAGTCTCATTTAGAAGTTCGTGATGTGAAGCGATTTTTAATCACTTTAGATCGTTTTAAACAGGCTCTGCCTAAGTATCAAAGTTATAAACTCTATGGCGCGATCGCTGGTATTAAGGTGGATGAGAGAGCCGATGAATATGCTACACAGGAAGGTCTATTTCTGATTAAACCTTCAGGAGATACGGTAGCGATCGTCAACGATCAGAGTTTTGTGGCAAAGACTTGGTAA
- the glnT gene encoding type III glutamate--ammonia ligase — protein sequence MTKALSEIAQEKGIRYFLISFTDLFGVQRAKLVPTAAIDSMEANGAGFAGFATWLDMTPADPDLFAIPDRHSLFPLPWQPEIGWMPADLYMNGEPVKQAPRYVLKQALRQAESLGYRVKTGVECEYFLLSADGTDISDLSDRASKPCYDQQALMRRFDIIAEICDAMLAMGWGAYQNDHEDANGQFEMNWTYADALVTADRHAFFKYMVKAIAEKHGFRATFMPKPFPHLTGNGCHTHLSIWDLEGNTNLFDDAKGELGLSSLAYQFIGGVLHSAEAVCALTNPTVNSYKRINAPVTNSGATWSPNTISYTGNNRTHMIRIPEAGRFEFRLADGAANPYLLPAAIIASGLDGIKHQREAGQRYDNNSYTDPLPFGTVKQLPANLLDALRCLQANTILPDALGSEFVQSYIKLKQREWNDYSTRISSWELEHTLDC from the coding sequence ATGACTAAGGCTCTATCGGAAATTGCTCAAGAAAAAGGGATTCGCTACTTTCTCATTTCCTTCACTGACCTCTTTGGCGTGCAACGGGCTAAATTAGTGCCAACCGCAGCGATCGACTCGATGGAAGCCAATGGCGCAGGATTTGCAGGATTCGCCACATGGCTCGACATGACACCCGCCGATCCTGACCTCTTCGCTATTCCCGATCGCCATAGTCTTTTTCCTTTACCTTGGCAACCCGAAATTGGCTGGATGCCCGCCGACCTCTACATGAATGGTGAACCCGTCAAACAAGCCCCACGTTATGTTCTCAAGCAAGCCCTGAGACAAGCTGAATCCCTCGGCTATCGCGTCAAAACTGGTGTGGAATGCGAATATTTTCTGCTCTCTGCGGATGGTACGGATATTTCTGATTTAAGCGATCGCGCTAGCAAGCCCTGCTACGACCAACAAGCCCTGATGCGCCGCTTCGATATCATTGCGGAAATCTGCGATGCGATGTTAGCGATGGGATGGGGAGCCTATCAGAACGATCATGAAGATGCAAATGGTCAATTCGAGATGAACTGGACTTATGCCGATGCTCTGGTCACAGCCGATCGCCATGCCTTTTTTAAATATATGGTCAAAGCGATCGCCGAAAAGCACGGCTTCCGCGCCACCTTTATGCCCAAACCATTCCCTCACCTAACAGGCAACGGCTGTCATACCCATCTCTCCATTTGGGATTTAGAAGGAAATACAAATCTCTTTGATGACGCAAAAGGAGAACTCGGTCTATCGAGCTTAGCCTATCAATTTATCGGTGGCGTATTGCATTCCGCAGAAGCAGTTTGTGCTTTGACTAACCCCACCGTCAATTCCTACAAGCGGATTAATGCGCCCGTTACTAATTCTGGCGCAACATGGTCGCCCAATACGATCAGCTACACAGGTAACAATCGCACCCACATGATCCGCATTCCCGAAGCAGGTCGCTTTGAGTTCCGCCTCGCCGATGGAGCCGCTAATCCCTATCTCCTCCCTGCGGCAATTATCGCCAGTGGTCTCGATGGTATCAAACACCAACGCGAAGCAGGTCAACGCTATGACAATAATTCCTACACCGATCCACTTCCCTTTGGCACAGTGAAACAGTTGCCAGCAAATCTTTTAGATGCGCTGCGATGTTTGCAAGCAAATACGATTTTGCCCGATGCGTTAGGCTCAGAATTCGTGCAATCCTATATCAAGTTAAAGCAACGCGAATGGAATGATTACAGCACTCGCATTAGTTCTTGGGAATTAGAACATACTTTAGATTGTTAA
- a CDS encoding diguanylate cyclase domain-containing protein: MILQKTPDIPIQTNFLSLPPSTSVKTAIKMMAEAQASCAIVIEEQKLLGIFTERDVVRITTNSTFVDTLALSELMTKDVVTLKISEASDIFSLSRLFSKNRIRHLPVIDEQNQVVGVVTPHSVRNILKPEYLLRYVRVMEVMSKQVIHGLPSDSILIIAQQMAIHRVSCIVIVDPQTLYPIGILTERDVVKFHHMNLDFTQVSAQEVMSTPLSTMCPEDSLWSVHQRMQALNVRRLVIQQSTGELAGIVTQTQMLKILDPTEMYHVMVQMQEIIEQQTKELHQLNQRLKIVNGELEKLSTIDELTQIDNRRRFNEFLAHEWQRLSYLVKPLSLILCDVDYFKRYNDTYGHVAGDECLIKIAKAIRAATRQTSDLVARYGGEEFAVVLPNTDSDGAERVSKNILTQVQSLQIPHASSEIMSFVTMSMGTVTVIPNSSNSPEMSLQIADELLYQSKQQGRNTYNFRLIS; this comes from the coding sequence ATGATATTACAAAAAACCCCTGATATCCCGATTCAAACTAACTTTCTTTCCTTACCACCCTCTACATCGGTTAAGACAGCGATCAAGATGATGGCAGAAGCGCAAGCAAGCTGTGCAATCGTCATTGAGGAACAAAAGCTATTGGGTATTTTTACTGAACGAGATGTTGTCCGAATCACTACAAATTCTACTTTCGTTGACACTCTGGCGTTATCTGAGTTAATGACCAAAGATGTTGTCACATTGAAAATTTCTGAAGCCAGCGATATCTTTTCGCTATCACGACTCTTTAGCAAAAATAGAATTCGGCATCTTCCTGTTATAGATGAGCAAAATCAGGTTGTGGGAGTTGTTACTCCGCACAGCGTCCGCAATATCCTCAAGCCAGAATATTTACTGCGTTATGTTCGCGTAATGGAAGTAATGAGCAAACAGGTAATCCATGGATTGCCCTCCGACTCTATCCTTATTATTGCTCAACAAATGGCAATCCATCGAGTCAGTTGTATTGTCATTGTCGATCCTCAAACCTTATACCCCATAGGTATTCTCACTGAGAGAGATGTTGTCAAGTTTCATCACATGAACTTAGATTTTACTCAAGTTTCTGCTCAAGAAGTGATGAGTACACCTTTGTCGACCATGTGTCCAGAAGACTCCCTTTGGAGCGTTCATCAACGAATGCAGGCTTTAAATGTCCGTAGATTAGTCATTCAGCAATCAACTGGTGAATTAGCTGGAATTGTGACTCAAACTCAAATGCTAAAAATACTTGATCCGACCGAAATGTATCATGTTATGGTGCAAATGCAGGAGATCATCGAGCAACAGACGAAGGAATTACATCAACTCAATCAGAGATTAAAAATTGTAAATGGCGAACTGGAAAAGTTGTCAACGATAGATGAACTTACGCAAATTGATAACCGTCGCCGATTTAATGAATTTCTTGCCCATGAATGGCAACGTCTCTCATATCTCGTCAAACCCTTATCTCTAATTTTGTGCGATGTGGATTATTTTAAGCGCTACAACGATACATATGGTCATGTGGCTGGAGATGAATGCTTAATCAAAATTGCGAAGGCTATTAGAGCCGCAACTAGACAAACTTCAGATTTAGTAGCTCGTTATGGCGGCGAAGAGTTTGCTGTGGTTCTACCCAATACCGATAGTGACGGGGCTGAAAGGGTATCTAAAAATATTCTTACACAAGTTCAAAGTCTGCAAATCCCCCATGCTTCTTCTGAAATAATGAGCTTCGTCACTATGAGCATGGGAACCGTTACGGTAATTCCTAATTCAAGTAATTCACCAGAAATGTCATTACAAATTGCAGATGAGCTTCTTTATCAATCCAAGCAACAAGGACGAAATACTTACAACTTCAGACTTATATCGTAG
- a CDS encoding IS4 family transposase — MKEINLFREMLQQHLQWNAARLAFVCTFLIALIRVRTVNLAEIATGFSGKAKVASHYKRLQRFFRDFEVDYESIAVTVVKVMQIPEPWVISIDRTDWQFGKTVFNVLTLGVVHHGIAFPLVWIMLDKKGNSKTRERCELWNRFLEIFGSRKIAFLTADREFVGEEWFDYLLCEPRTPFRIRIRKNTLLDDGQKQLRAEVCFQDLQIGEFRVLGKRRQIWGHWLYIAAMRLEDGDLLLLATDHAPYTAITDYAKRWAIETLFGCFKSRGFCLESSHLQDSERLSKLIALLTLALCWCFSSGLWQFLLNSLKPKKHGRLPKSIFRLGFDFLRHIIFDLHLNSVAFFNSIKFLSCT, encoded by the coding sequence ATCAAAGAGATTAACCTATTCCGAGAAATGTTGCAGCAGCATCTGCAATGGAATGCAGCAAGACTCGCATTTGTGTGCACATTCCTGATCGCACTAATACGAGTAAGGACAGTAAACCTAGCCGAAATCGCGACAGGATTTAGCGGCAAAGCCAAAGTTGCATCACATTACAAAAGACTACAAAGATTCTTCCGAGACTTTGAAGTAGACTATGAAAGCATTGCCGTAACCGTCGTCAAAGTAATGCAGATACCCGAACCATGGGTAATCTCAATCGACCGCACCGATTGGCAGTTTGGCAAGACAGTTTTCAATGTGCTGACTCTAGGAGTAGTGCATCATGGAATTGCTTTCCCGTTAGTATGGATAATGCTGGATAAAAAAGGCAACTCTAAAACCCGTGAACGATGTGAATTGTGGAATCGATTTTTAGAAATATTTGGCAGTCGCAAAATCGCCTTTTTGACCGCAGACCGAGAGTTTGTGGGGGAAGAGTGGTTTGACTATTTGCTGTGTGAGCCACGCACCCCATTTAGAATCCGCATTCGTAAAAACACCTTGCTTGACGATGGGCAGAAGCAACTGCGTGCTGAAGTTTGTTTTCAAGACCTCCAGATTGGTGAATTTAGGGTGTTGGGCAAACGTAGGCAAATTTGGGGACATTGGCTTTATATTGCAGCCATGCGTCTAGAGGATGGTGATTTGTTGCTCTTGGCAACTGATCATGCTCCTTATACTGCTATTACTGACTATGCTAAGCGTTGGGCTATTGAGACTTTGTTTGGTTGTTTTAAATCCCGTGGCTTTTGTTTAGAATCCTCTCATCTTCAGGACTCAGAAAGGCTTTCTAAGCTCATTGCCTTGCTTACTCTGGCTTTGTGTTGGTGTTTTTCTTCGGGGTTATGGCAATTCTTACTCAATTCTCTCAAACCTAAAAAGCATGGTCGCTTGCCTAAGAGTATTTTTCGGCTTGGCTTTGATTTCCTTCGTCATATCATCTTTGACCTTCATCTCAATTCTGTTGCCTTCTTTAACTCAATTAAATTTTTGTCCTGTACTTAG
- a CDS encoding methylated-DNA--[protein]-cysteine S-methyltransferase, with protein MDKFLDENMGDRATYELMAKAIAFIRQNHRQQPDLAAIAQQVHLSEYHFQRLFTKWAGISPKRFLQYLTVEYAKSKIAETKNLLELTGDIGLSSSGRLHDLFVNLEAMSPQEFKTGGAGLQICYGIHETMFGDCLIATTERGICNLYFLDGMDDQAVALMLREEWANAEIIGDRQITQPISDCLFSHLPNLNTTKQPPLTLYVKGTNFQIQVWRALLRIPFGGITTYQGLGRSLGRPNAARAIGNAVGSNPVSFLIPCHRVIRESGELGGYRWGLERKTAILGWEASHH; from the coding sequence ATGGACAAATTTCTAGATGAGAATATGGGCGATCGCGCAACCTATGAACTGATGGCAAAAGCGATCGCCTTTATTCGGCAGAACCATCGACAACAGCCAGACCTCGCGGCGATCGCGCAGCAGGTACATTTGAGCGAATATCACTTTCAGCGCTTGTTTACCAAATGGGCGGGAATTAGTCCCAAGCGATTTTTGCAATACCTGACGGTGGAATATGCTAAGTCCAAAATTGCGGAAACAAAGAACTTATTGGAACTGACAGGAGATATCGGTTTATCTAGTTCAGGACGCTTGCACGACCTATTTGTGAACCTCGAAGCAATGTCACCACAAGAGTTTAAGACTGGCGGTGCGGGTTTACAGATTTGCTATGGCATCCATGAAACGATGTTTGGTGATTGCCTGATTGCTACGACAGAGCGAGGTATTTGTAATTTGTACTTTCTCGATGGAATGGACGATCAAGCTGTCGCATTAATGTTGCGAGAGGAATGGGCAAACGCCGAGATTATTGGCGATCGCCAAATTACTCAACCAATTAGCGATTGCCTATTTAGCCATCTTCCTAATTTGAATACCACCAAGCAACCACCCCTCACACTCTATGTCAAAGGTACTAACTTCCAAATTCAAGTATGGCGAGCGCTTCTGCGAATACCCTTTGGCGGAATTACCACTTATCAGGGCTTAGGGCGATCACTTGGTCGTCCCAATGCTGCTAGAGCGATCGGTAATGCTGTTGGCAGCAATCCCGTTAGTTTTCTGATTCCCTGTCATCGTGTGATTAGAGAATCAGGTGAATTAGGTGGCTATCGCTGGGGATTAGAACGTAAGACAGCTATATTGGGCTGGGAAGCTAGTCATCACTAG
- a CDS encoding NADPH-dependent F420 reductase: MKIAFIGTGNVGAPLADRLQKLGHQVFIAARDPQSKSVLEATNRNSELIVKSPLEAVQEAEIVFLATPFNAIETALAPVKSLLDGKILVDCTNPVGANLSHGLQSQTSGSETVQEFIPNAHVVKAFTIYGFENFEDSTYAGYGDLKPAMLIAGNDQSAKETVSSLCSQLGWEPVDTGKLSMSLHLEHMTLLWIQMARVQGKGAGFVWAMLQR, from the coding sequence ATGAAAATTGCGTTTATTGGCACTGGCAATGTCGGCGCACCCCTAGCCGATCGCTTACAAAAACTCGGTCATCAAGTCTTTATCGCTGCCCGTGATCCACAATCTAAGTCAGTTTTAGAAGCTACTAACCGTAATTCTGAACTGATCGTCAAATCTCCGTTAGAAGCTGTCCAAGAAGCAGAAATTGTATTTTTAGCAACTCCTTTTAATGCGATCGAGACGGCACTTGCTCCTGTGAAATCATTGCTGGATGGCAAGATTTTAGTGGATTGCACTAATCCCGTTGGTGCAAATTTATCGCATGGTTTGCAAAGTCAAACCTCTGGCAGTGAAACTGTTCAAGAATTTATCCCTAATGCCCATGTGGTGAAAGCATTTACTATTTATGGTTTTGAGAACTTTGAAGATAGTACCTATGCTGGCTATGGTGATCTCAAACCTGCAATGTTGATTGCTGGTAACGATCAATCAGCTAAAGAGACAGTAAGTTCTCTCTGTTCCCAATTAGGATGGGAACCAGTAGATACAGGTAAATTATCCATGAGCTTACATTTAGAACATATGACTTTGCTATGGATTCAGATGGCAAGAGTTCAAGGTAAAGGTGCAGGTTTTGTTTGGGCAATGTTGCAGCGCTAG